One part of the Desulfonema ishimotonii genome encodes these proteins:
- the ybgF gene encoding tol-pal system protein YbgF yields MKKDVVIGVLIGLGCCLWVGCASQTPAAVPQPPAVASSDPAPASDGGPEAPLYQEISNEFHESVDTIVAYSGSLEARNPPARHIRPMTAEKQKMRPIARPEDIGPKILYRQALRLYEVRNFEQSREEFRRFLDVFPAHSLSDNARYWIGECYYAQQQYGEATEAFRAVLTGFNRSNKFPDAFFKVGLCYYHLRDYKKAALYWNRLIQRYPDSHAAGLARKRLAGGLS; encoded by the coding sequence ATGAAAAAAGATGTTGTCATCGGAGTCCTGATCGGTCTGGGCTGTTGTCTGTGGGTGGGCTGCGCTTCACAGACGCCGGCAGCGGTGCCGCAGCCGCCTGCTGTTGCATCGTCTGATCCCGCTCCGGCGTCGGACGGAGGCCCGGAGGCGCCGCTTTATCAGGAAATTTCCAACGAGTTTCACGAAAGTGTGGATACCATCGTGGCATATTCCGGTTCTCTGGAGGCACGGAACCCCCCGGCCAGACATATCCGGCCCATGACGGCTGAAAAGCAGAAGATGCGGCCCATTGCCAGGCCGGAGGATATCGGCCCGAAAATTCTCTACCGGCAGGCCCTTAGGCTGTATGAGGTCCGAAACTTCGAGCAGAGCCGGGAGGAATTCAGGCGATTTCTGGACGTGTTTCCGGCCCACAGCCTGAGCGATAATGCCCGTTACTGGATCGGAGAATGTTATTACGCCCAGCAGCAGTATGGGGAGGCGACCGAGGCCTTTCGGGCAGTGCTGACCGGTTTCAACCGGAGCAACAAGTTCCCGGATGCGTTTTTCAAGGTCGGGCTCTGTTACTATCACCTCCGGGACTATAAAAAGGCGGCTCTCTACTGGAACCGCCTGATTCAGCGCTATCCCGACTCCCATGCCGCAGGCCTGGCCCGGAAGCGTCTTGCCGGTGGGCTCTCCTGA
- a CDS encoding dihydropteroate synthase → MILVSDNLQITNSTIEQAVNRMNPEPVQEMVKKCVKAGAEAIDINSGPLSRDPEKKMAFLVEAVQAVTNLPLLLDTTNPKALEAGLAVSRNTTIINGFSLEPVKLAHILPLAKKYDTDIIGYLLYPNSHVPPDEAERLGVAVELFSAFQKTGLENERLIIDPIIAPVMWDNGTLQDMEILSVLRNLPDLLGFPVRTIAGISNLTTGQGPTKKKRLLEQSYLPMLAAAGLSMALLNVFHTETVLTARACRALTDTKIFTWENV, encoded by the coding sequence ATGATACTGGTTTCCGATAATCTGCAAATCACCAACAGCACCATCGAACAGGCCGTAAACCGGATGAACCCGGAACCGGTTCAGGAGATGGTGAAAAAATGCGTGAAGGCCGGGGCAGAGGCCATCGACATCAACTCCGGGCCGCTCTCCCGCGATCCTGAAAAAAAGATGGCCTTTCTGGTGGAGGCGGTCCAGGCCGTGACAAATCTGCCGCTGCTGCTCGACACCACCAACCCCAAAGCCCTGGAAGCGGGTCTGGCGGTCAGCCGCAACACCACCATCATCAACGGATTTTCCCTGGAGCCGGTCAAGCTGGCGCATATTCTGCCTCTGGCGAAAAAATATGATACGGACATCATCGGCTACCTGCTCTACCCCAACAGCCATGTACCCCCGGACGAAGCCGAGCGCCTGGGCGTGGCGGTCGAGCTGTTCAGCGCCTTTCAGAAGACGGGGCTGGAAAACGAACGTCTGATCATCGACCCGATTATCGCCCCCGTCATGTGGGACAACGGCACGCTCCAGGACATGGAGATTCTGTCGGTTCTGCGCAACCTGCCCGACCTTCTGGGCTTTCCCGTCCGCACCATTGCCGGGATCTCCAATCTGACCACCGGCCAGGGGCCAACAAAGAAAAAACGCCTGCTGGAGCAATCCTATCTGCCCATGCTGGCCGCAGCGGGCCTCAGCATGGCTCTGCTTAACGTATTCCACACGGAAACGGTGCTGACCGCCCGTGCCTGCCGCGCACTGACGGATACCAAAATTTTCACATGGGAAAACGTCTGA
- the gyrA gene encoding DNA gyrase subunit A, whose translation MIMTEKTPEVSIEREMRKSYLDYAMSVIIGRALPDVRDGLKPVHRRVLFAMRELKNDWNKPYKKSARVVGDCIGKYHPHGDTAVYDTIVRMTQDFAMRYPVVDGQGNFGSIDGDSAAAMRYTEVRMAKIAHEMLADLDKETVDFTTNYDESLEEPSVLPSKIPALLVNGSSGIAVGMATNIAPHNLSEIIAAIRALIDNPDISWQELMQYVPGPDFPTGGIIYGKKGITEAYETGRGIVRIRARVMVEKDKRTGRETIVVTEVPYQVNKARLIEKIADLMKNKQIEGLRYVRDESDRDGLRIAMGLKKDQVAGVIVNQLYKHTQMENSFGIIFLAVSDNRPRLFTFKELLEQFLLHRKEVILRRTRYDLRKAEERAHILEGLKIALDHLDEAVALIRASKTGAEAKENLIKTFDLSPVQAQAILDMRLQRLTGLEQEKIIEEYISILKDIEWYREILGSEQVVFGIIRDELAEIQEAFGDERRTEIVEATRELSIEDMIVEEDMVVTISRAGYIKRNPITLYQSQRRGGKGKTAMGTREEDFVEHLFVASTHHTFLFFTNQGRVYWCKVYEIPQAGRASKGKAVVNLLSMGEGEKLTTVLAVPTFEPGSYIIMATRQGTVKKTDIMDYSRPRAGGIIALGLAEGDELIAARITDGTYNVFLGSASGKSIRFHESDVRSMGRTAKGVRGMNLVKKDYLVGMEVLSYGQTLFTATENGYGKRTLIDEYPVQKRGGKGVITIKTSKRNGKVVAILLVEEENELMLMTDSGKLIRMPITGISVISRNTQGVTLMDLDADEQIIGAARLAEKEDEEQDEEGDAC comes from the coding sequence ATGATAATGACAGAAAAAACGCCCGAAGTCAGTATTGAGCGCGAGATGAGGAAGTCCTATCTGGACTACGCCATGAGCGTGATTATCGGACGGGCGCTTCCCGATGTGCGGGACGGCCTGAAGCCGGTTCACCGCCGTGTGCTGTTCGCCATGCGCGAGCTTAAAAACGACTGGAACAAACCCTATAAGAAATCCGCCCGTGTGGTAGGCGATTGCATCGGTAAGTACCACCCGCACGGCGATACAGCGGTTTACGATACCATCGTCCGAATGACCCAGGATTTTGCCATGCGCTATCCCGTGGTGGACGGCCAGGGCAACTTCGGCTCCATTGACGGGGACAGTGCTGCCGCCATGCGGTATACCGAGGTCCGCATGGCGAAGATCGCCCATGAGATGCTGGCGGACCTGGATAAGGAGACGGTCGATTTTACGACCAACTACGACGAGTCACTGGAGGAGCCCTCTGTGCTGCCGTCGAAGATCCCCGCCCTCCTGGTCAACGGCTCCTCCGGTATTGCCGTGGGGATGGCCACCAATATTGCGCCCCACAACCTCAGCGAAATCATTGCGGCCATCCGGGCGCTCATCGACAACCCGGACATCTCCTGGCAGGAACTGATGCAATATGTCCCCGGCCCGGATTTTCCCACAGGGGGGATCATCTACGGGAAAAAGGGGATTACGGAGGCCTATGAAACAGGGCGCGGCATTGTGCGGATCCGGGCGCGGGTGATGGTGGAAAAAGACAAGCGGACCGGCAGGGAGACCATTGTCGTGACCGAGGTGCCCTACCAGGTCAACAAGGCCCGGCTCATTGAGAAGATCGCCGATCTGATGAAAAACAAGCAGATCGAAGGTCTCCGGTACGTCCGGGACGAGTCGGACCGCGATGGGCTGCGGATCGCAATGGGGCTGAAGAAGGACCAGGTGGCCGGGGTGATTGTGAACCAGCTGTACAAGCACACCCAGATGGAGAACAGCTTCGGCATTATCTTCCTGGCCGTGTCGGATAACCGGCCCCGGCTTTTTACCTTCAAGGAACTGCTGGAGCAGTTTTTGCTTCACCGGAAAGAGGTGATTCTCCGCCGGACCCGCTATGATCTGCGCAAGGCCGAAGAACGCGCCCACATCCTCGAAGGGCTGAAGATCGCCCTGGACCATCTGGACGAAGCCGTCGCCCTGATCCGGGCCTCCAAGACCGGGGCCGAGGCCAAAGAAAATCTCATAAAAACGTTTGACCTGTCGCCGGTTCAGGCCCAGGCGATTCTGGACATGCGCCTGCAACGGCTCACCGGACTGGAACAGGAGAAGATCATAGAGGAATATATCAGTATCCTCAAAGATATCGAATGGTACAGGGAGATCCTCGGCAGCGAGCAGGTGGTGTTCGGTATCATCAGGGACGAGCTGGCCGAGATTCAGGAGGCCTTCGGAGACGAGCGCCGGACAGAGATCGTCGAGGCAACCCGGGAGCTGAGTATCGAGGATATGATTGTGGAAGAGGATATGGTGGTGACCATTTCCAGGGCAGGCTACATCAAGCGCAACCCCATCACCCTGTATCAGAGCCAGCGCAGGGGCGGCAAGGGCAAGACCGCCATGGGGACGCGGGAAGAGGACTTTGTGGAACACCTCTTTGTGGCCTCCACCCACCACACCTTTCTCTTTTTCACGAACCAGGGCAGGGTCTACTGGTGCAAGGTCTATGAGATCCCCCAGGCCGGACGGGCCAGCAAGGGCAAGGCCGTTGTGAATCTCCTCAGCATGGGGGAGGGCGAAAAGCTGACCACGGTGCTGGCGGTCCCCACCTTTGAGCCGGGGTCTTATATCATCATGGCAACCCGGCAGGGGACGGTGAAAAAGACCGATATTATGGATTACAGCCGTCCCCGGGCGGGCGGCATTATCGCCCTGGGGCTGGCCGAGGGGGATGAGCTGATTGCGGCCCGGATCACCGACGGCACGTATAACGTCTTCCTGGGGTCGGCGTCGGGAAAATCCATCCGGTTCCACGAGTCGGATGTGCGGTCCATGGGCCGGACGGCCAAGGGGGTTCGCGGCATGAACCTCGTAAAAAAAGACTACCTGGTGGGCATGGAGGTACTCAGTTACGGCCAGACCCTCTTTACCGCGACGGAAAACGGGTACGGCAAGCGGACCCTGATCGACGAATACCCGGTCCAGAAGCGGGGCGGCAAGGGCGTCATTACCATCAAGACCAGCAAGCGCAACGGAAAGGTTGTGGCGATTCTGCTGGTGGAAGAGGAAAATGAGCTGATGCTGATGACCGACAGCGGCAAGCTGATCCGTATGCCCATCACCGGCATTTCGGTGATCAGCCGCAATACCCAGGGCGTGACGCTGATGGACCTGGATGCGGATGAGCAGATTATCGGCGCGGCAAGACTTGCTGAAAAAGAGGATGAAGAGCAGGACGAAGAGGGGGATGCATGCTGA
- a CDS encoding AAA family ATPase, protein MLESLYIKNYRLFRELRINSLKRVNLIIGKNNVGKSSFLDALSLYYHKDNIVWRLYSDARLRGEWAEIDRKNVNHLDCMANLSGLFYGRSVSLENKNEIHIGKDPENGITLYLTRSDSDIILVLNEKPHTKVQQFPLSEFEKHLIPSHKKRNYRLISSLPHHDISESLSPLWSQIALTDKEKYVIEALKIIDKKIDRIAFVGESLSQQQAIVRLEDDPHPIALKSMGEGILRLLRNILYLIQCENGALLIDEFENGLHWSVQAELWKIIFHLSHKLNIQIFATTHSRDTLWALQKVALSEGYQEDTRVIKLKHSAKKQTIKAVELDIENVKDVLEQGLEIR, encoded by the coding sequence ATGTTAGAATCTCTGTATATCAAAAATTACAGGCTGTTCAGAGAACTCAGAATCAATTCCCTGAAACGGGTGAACCTCATCATCGGGAAGAATAATGTGGGGAAGAGTTCGTTTTTAGACGCGCTTTCTCTGTATTATCATAAAGACAATATTGTATGGCGGCTTTATTCAGATGCCAGACTGAGGGGGGAATGGGCTGAAATTGACAGGAAAAATGTCAATCATTTGGATTGCATGGCGAATTTGTCCGGCTTGTTTTACGGACGCAGTGTCAGTCTGGAAAATAAAAATGAAATACACATTGGAAAAGATCCTGAAAATGGCATTACATTGTATCTGACCCGTTCAGATTCGGATATTATACTTGTTTTAAACGAAAAACCCCATACAAAAGTTCAGCAATTTCCTCTTTCGGAGTTTGAAAAACATCTGATACCTTCCCACAAAAAAAGAAATTATCGCCTGATTAGCAGCCTGCCCCATCATGACATATCCGAATCCCTGTCACCGCTTTGGAGTCAGATCGCCTTGACTGATAAAGAAAAATATGTCATTGAAGCTCTTAAAATTATTGATAAAAAAATAGACAGAATCGCATTTGTCGGAGAAAGTCTGAGTCAGCAGCAGGCTATTGTCAGATTAGAGGATGATCCGCACCCCATCGCTTTAAAGAGCATGGGCGAAGGCATTCTTCGTCTTCTCCGAAATATTTTGTATCTTATACAGTGTGAAAACGGCGCGTTACTGATTGACGAATTTGAAAACGGTCTCCACTGGTCGGTTCAGGCGGAGCTGTGGAAGATTATTTTTCACCTTTCGCATAAGCTGAATATCCAAATATTTGCCACCACCCACAGCCGGGATACGCTCTGGGCATTGCAGAAAGTCGCTCTGTCAGAAGGCTATCAGGAGGATACACGGGTAATAAAGCTGAAACATTCCGCCAAAAAACAGACCATAAAGGCCGTGGAACTCGATATCGAAAATGTGAAGGATGTGCTGGAACAGGGTCTTGAAATCAGATGA
- a CDS encoding DUF3226 domain-containing protein encodes MMIEQVPKILLVEGIDDKKVIEKLFQRRKIVFEDFAVHNCEGLEKLLKILPTQIMAGSYDVMGVIADADEDADQRWRTLRNILTGAGYENVPGVPDAGGVILEDPDEELPKIGVWLMPDNRIDGAVEDFIRLLIPEGDALLPIAEKKVENLIAGKLNRFSVSHRSKALIHTWLAWQERPGKQLGSAITYRFVRTQAYLLDDGRAGCFVRWLKELFR; translated from the coding sequence ATGATGATAGAACAGGTTCCAAAAATTCTGCTGGTTGAGGGGATTGATGACAAAAAGGTCATTGAAAAGCTGTTTCAGCGGCGAAAGATCGTTTTTGAGGATTTTGCAGTTCACAATTGTGAGGGCCTTGAAAAGCTCCTGAAAATCCTGCCGACCCAGATTATGGCCGGAAGCTATGACGTCATGGGCGTGATTGCGGATGCGGACGAGGACGCTGATCAGAGGTGGCGAACCCTCCGAAATATCCTCACCGGTGCGGGATATGAAAATGTGCCGGGCGTTCCCGATGCAGGTGGCGTCATTCTGGAAGACCCGGATGAAGAGCTGCCAAAAATCGGCGTCTGGCTGATGCCGGACAACCGGATCGATGGCGCTGTTGAAGACTTTATCCGCCTGCTGATTCCCGAAGGTGACGCCCTGCTCCCGATTGCGGAAAAAAAGGTTGAAAATCTGATCGCCGGAAAGCTGAACCGGTTTTCAGTCTCTCACAGATCAAAGGCGCTGATTCACACCTGGCTGGCATGGCAGGAGAGACCGGGCAAACAGCTTGGCAGCGCCATTACGTACCGGTTTGTCAGAACACAGGCATATTTACTTGATGACGGCAGGGCAGGCTGCTTTGTCCGATGGCTGAAAGAGCTGTTTCGATAG
- a CDS encoding phosphoglycerate kinase produces MRTVKDIDFAGRRVFVRVDFNVPLDEDRNITDDSRIRGALPTLEYALSQNAKLIVASHLGRPRGRAVPEFSLAPVAKRLSELLGRDVRMAPDCIGPEVTALVDSMADGEVLLLENLRYHAGEQENDAAFGRALAELCDVYVNDAFAVCHRVNASVAAITEYAPVAVAGLLLQRELDYFSRAMADPQRPLVAVIGGAKVSSKLKALENMLDHVDKIIIGGAMANTFLRHLGHDVGQSKYEADQTGAAGELMARAGEKGIRLCLPVDVVAGDRFAPDAAVRVVPVGEIPPGWMALDIGPATAQFYDEVLCDAKTVVWNGPMGAFEMDAFSQGTLSMVSSVVSSQAMTIVGGGDTAAALHKAGKADRVTYVSTGGGAFLTLLEGRILPAVQALDEADVRNR; encoded by the coding sequence ATGAGAACCGTTAAGGATATTGATTTTGCAGGCAGGCGGGTTTTTGTTCGGGTGGATTTCAACGTGCCGCTGGATGAGGATCGGAACATCACCGATGATTCCCGGATCAGGGGGGCGCTGCCCACGCTGGAATACGCCCTGTCGCAGAATGCAAAGCTGATTGTGGCCTCCCATCTGGGCCGACCCAGGGGGCGGGCCGTTCCCGAATTCAGCCTCGCTCCCGTGGCAAAGCGCCTCTCAGAGCTGCTCGGCAGAGACGTAAGAATGGCCCCGGACTGCATCGGACCGGAAGTGACGGCACTCGTGGACAGCATGGCGGACGGTGAGGTGCTGCTCCTGGAAAACCTGAGATACCACGCGGGGGAGCAGGAAAATGACGCGGCATTCGGAAGAGCCCTGGCCGAACTGTGTGATGTCTATGTCAACGACGCCTTTGCCGTGTGCCACCGCGTCAACGCATCGGTGGCGGCCATCACGGAATATGCCCCGGTCGCCGTGGCCGGTCTTCTGCTGCAACGGGAGCTTGACTATTTCAGCAGGGCCATGGCCGACCCGCAGCGGCCTCTGGTGGCCGTGATCGGCGGTGCAAAGGTGTCGAGCAAGCTTAAAGCCCTGGAGAACATGCTGGATCATGTGGACAAGATCATCATCGGCGGCGCCATGGCCAACACCTTTCTCAGACACCTGGGCCACGACGTGGGCCAGTCCAAATATGAGGCGGACCAGACCGGGGCGGCCGGCGAGCTGATGGCGCGGGCCGGGGAAAAGGGGATCCGGCTCTGTCTGCCGGTGGACGTGGTGGCCGGAGACCGGTTTGCGCCCGATGCGGCGGTCCGGGTTGTGCCGGTGGGGGAGATTCCCCCCGGCTGGATGGCTCTGGATATCGGTCCGGCCACGGCGCAGTTTTACGATGAGGTACTCTGTGATGCCAAAACCGTGGTCTGGAACGGGCCCATGGGCGCCTTTGAAATGGACGCCTTCAGCCAGGGAACCCTGTCCATGGTCAGCAGCGTGGTCAGCTCACAGGCCATGACCATTGTGGGCGGCGGGGATACGGCTGCGGCCCTGCACAAGGCCGGGAAGGCCGACCGGGTGACCTATGTCTCGACCGGCGGCGGCGCGTTTCTGACGCTGTTGGAGGGCAGAATACTGCCCGCTGTTCAGGCACTGGACGAGGCGGATGTGAGAAACCGGTAA
- a CDS encoding N-acetyltransferase — translation MIRQATLTDIKPIHRLLSEYGRKGDLLPRPLSQLYDHLRDFWVFTDPEGRVIGCCALQFCWEDLAEIRSLAVHPDHVGRKIGAQLVETALAEARSFRIRRVFTLTYRPGFFKKMGFTLIDRSDLPLKIWSDCITCVKFPNCDENAMILDLGPVQE, via the coding sequence ATGATCCGACAAGCGACCCTTACCGACATAAAACCCATCCACAGACTTCTCAGCGAATACGGGCGCAAAGGCGACCTGCTCCCCCGCCCCCTGAGCCAGCTTTACGACCACCTGAGAGACTTTTGGGTCTTCACGGACCCGGAAGGCAGGGTCATCGGCTGCTGCGCCCTCCAGTTCTGCTGGGAAGATCTCGCCGAAATCCGCTCGCTGGCCGTGCACCCCGACCATGTGGGCCGGAAAATCGGCGCGCAACTGGTGGAAACCGCCCTTGCAGAGGCCCGGTCATTTCGCATCAGACGGGTATTTACCCTGACGTATCGCCCCGGCTTTTTTAAAAAAATGGGGTTCACCCTCATCGACCGGTCCGACCTGCCCCTGAAAATATGGAGCGACTGCATCACCTGCGTCAAGTTCCCCAACTGCGATGAAAATGCCATGATACTGGATCTCGGCCCCGTTCAGGAGTAG
- a CDS encoding NAD(P)H-dependent glycerol-3-phosphate dehydrogenase, translating into MLNAVDINRTKIGVVGGGSWGTALANLLAGRGFKIDFWVFEEEVKTQIETERENRVFLAGCPLSENLFPSNDLKTVVADKEMVLVVVPSHLMRGVTATMSPFLSADTIVVSASKGIENKTHLTMSGVLAETLPQIPETQFAVLSGPSFAREVVRQVPTVVTVASKNRAVSTWVQEIFATPFFRVYTGEDVIGLELGGSVKNVIAIAAGIIDGLGLGLNTRAALITRGLVEMRRLGLRLGANPRTFTGSAGLGDLVLTCTGDLSRNHTVGRKIGEGMTLEQILGEMRMVAEGVKTAKSVYNLSRKLGTEMPISHEIYHILYDNVSPKEALHRLMTRDLKDELDEE; encoded by the coding sequence ATGCTGAATGCTGTGGATATAAACCGGACGAAAATCGGCGTTGTCGGCGGCGGAAGCTGGGGAACGGCCCTGGCCAATCTCCTGGCCGGCAGGGGATTTAAAATCGACTTCTGGGTCTTTGAGGAAGAGGTGAAGACTCAGATTGAGACGGAACGGGAGAACAGGGTGTTTCTGGCCGGATGCCCCCTGTCGGAAAACCTGTTTCCCTCCAACGACCTGAAGACGGTGGTGGCGGACAAGGAGATGGTGCTGGTGGTGGTCCCCTCCCATTTGATGCGGGGTGTCACTGCGACGATGTCCCCCTTTCTTTCCGCAGACACCATTGTGGTGTCCGCTTCCAAGGGCATTGAAAACAAAACCCACCTGACCATGTCCGGCGTTCTGGCGGAAACCCTGCCGCAGATTCCCGAAACACAGTTTGCCGTGCTGTCGGGGCCGAGCTTTGCCAGAGAGGTGGTCCGTCAGGTGCCGACCGTGGTCACGGTCGCGTCAAAGAACAGGGCGGTTTCCACATGGGTGCAGGAGATCTTTGCCACGCCCTTTTTCCGGGTCTATACCGGTGAGGACGTGATCGGGCTGGAGCTGGGCGGATCGGTCAAAAACGTGATTGCCATTGCTGCCGGCATCATTGACGGACTGGGACTGGGGCTCAACACCCGCGCCGCGCTGATCACGCGGGGGCTGGTCGAGATGCGGCGGCTGGGCCTCCGGCTGGGGGCCAATCCCCGGACATTTACCGGATCGGCAGGGCTGGGCGATCTGGTGCTGACCTGTACGGGTGATCTGAGCCGGAACCACACGGTGGGCAGGAAGATCGGCGAGGGGATGACCCTGGAGCAGATTCTGGGTGAGATGCGCATGGTGGCCGAGGGCGTTAAGACCGCCAAATCGGTTTACAATCTCTCCCGGAAGCTGGGGACGGAGATGCCCATCTCCCACGAGATTTACCATATTCTCTATGACAACGTCTCTCCCAAAGAGGCCCTGCACCGTCTTATGACCCGCGATCTCAAAGACGAGCTGGACGAGGAGTAA
- a CDS encoding thiolase family protein, with translation MKDVVIVSGSRTAVGAFGGSLKTVPVVELGSIVMKDVLKKASLKPTLNDEMKDGIPDTLKDQGKIDLEKAGDDWDDNATPVVIDEVIMGNVLQAAQGQNTARQAMIRAGLPKETPAMTINKICGSGLKAIALGASAIMSGQADVVLAGGQESMSLAPMALPKARWGHRMELTGMGDIYDLMVFDGLYEIFYGYHMGLTAENIVAAYGITREEQDALGVLSHTRARKAITDGLFKDEIVPVVMKSRKGEVIFDTDERPMDTSMEKMGKLRPAFKKDGSVTAGNASGINDAAAAVLMMTAEKAQDLGLEPILKVNAFAAGGLDPAYMGLGPVPAVRKVLKKTGMTIDDFDLIELNEAFAAQAIGCMRELGIPVEKPNPVGSGISLGHPIGCTGARQMVTCMNHMKRNNLGTGLISMCIGGGMGMAMVVERV, from the coding sequence ATGAAGGACGTAGTGATTGTAAGCGGTTCCCGGACAGCGGTAGGGGCATTCGGCGGATCTCTGAAAACGGTGCCTGTTGTGGAGCTGGGGTCCATCGTTATGAAAGACGTGCTGAAGAAGGCCAGCCTGAAACCCACCCTGAATGATGAGATGAAGGACGGAATTCCGGACACACTGAAGGATCAGGGGAAGATTGACCTTGAGAAAGCCGGAGATGACTGGGACGACAATGCCACCCCGGTCGTGATCGACGAGGTCATTATGGGGAATGTTCTCCAGGCCGCCCAGGGGCAGAATACGGCTCGACAGGCCATGATCCGCGCCGGACTGCCCAAGGAAACCCCGGCCATGACCATTAACAAGATCTGCGGTTCCGGCCTCAAAGCCATTGCGCTGGGTGCATCGGCCATCATGTCCGGCCAGGCCGACGTGGTGCTGGCCGGGGGACAGGAGAGCATGAGCCTGGCCCCCATGGCGCTGCCCAAAGCCCGGTGGGGCCACCGGATGGAGCTGACCGGCATGGGCGATATCTACGACCTGATGGTGTTTGACGGCCTCTATGAGATCTTCTACGGATATCACATGGGGCTGACGGCGGAAAACATCGTTGCCGCCTACGGCATCACCCGTGAGGAACAGGATGCGCTGGGGGTGCTGAGTCATACGCGGGCCAGAAAGGCGATTACGGACGGCCTGTTCAAAGACGAGATCGTGCCTGTGGTGATGAAGAGCCGCAAGGGCGAGGTGATCTTTGACACGGATGAGCGGCCCATGGATACCAGTATGGAAAAGATGGGGAAGCTGCGACCGGCGTTCAAAAAAGACGGTTCTGTGACTGCGGGCAACGCCTCCGGTATCAACGACGCGGCAGCCGCCGTGCTGATGATGACGGCTGAAAAGGCACAGGATCTGGGGCTTGAGCCGATTCTGAAGGTCAACGCCTTTGCCGCAGGCGGTCTGGACCCGGCGTACATGGGGCTGGGGCCTGTTCCGGCAGTGAGAAAGGTGCTGAAAAAGACCGGCATGACCATTGACGATTTCGACCTGATTGAGCTGAACGAGGCCTTTGCGGCCCAGGCCATCGGCTGTATGCGGGAGTTGGGAATTCCGGTTGAAAAACCCAACCCGGTCGGCAGCGGTATCTCCCTGGGACATCCCATCGGATGCACGGGCGCACGCCAGATGGTTACCTGCATGAACCACATGAAGCGCAATAACCTGGGCACCGGCCTGATCTCCATGTGCATCGGAGGGGGCATGGGCATGGCAATGGTGGTCGAGCGCGTATAA
- the radC gene encoding RadC family protein, with amino-acid sequence MSEEKSHKGAGHRQRLRERFLQSGLDGFQDYEVIELLLTLGTPRKDCKDAAKAALKRFKTLQGVFEASPALLCEVRGIGPVNMLGIRLIRAVADRYLQKKILRKDPVSNSGELFDYLYYNMKDRSRECFKVVFLDAQNRILAADTLFEGTLTASSVYPREVVQAALEHHAAALIFAHNHPSGDPRPSPEDLAVTRQLVFACRVMGIAVHEHIVIGDNKYFSFADQGYIAEMNQAFERQA; translated from the coding sequence ATGAGCGAAGAGAAATCACATAAGGGCGCGGGACACCGGCAGCGGCTCCGGGAGCGGTTTCTGCAATCCGGTCTGGACGGATTTCAGGACTACGAGGTCATTGAACTGCTGCTGACCCTCGGCACTCCCCGAAAGGACTGCAAGGACGCGGCCAAAGCGGCGCTGAAGCGGTTCAAGACCCTGCAGGGCGTGTTCGAGGCATCGCCGGCCCTGCTCTGCGAAGTCCGGGGCATCGGTCCGGTGAACATGCTCGGCATTCGGCTGATCAGAGCCGTGGCCGACCGGTATCTGCAAAAAAAGATCCTCCGCAAAGACCCGGTCAGCAACTCCGGAGAGCTGTTCGACTATCTTTACTACAACATGAAAGACCGGAGCCGGGAGTGCTTTAAGGTGGTCTTTCTGGACGCCCAGAACAGGATACTGGCTGCGGATACGCTCTTTGAGGGAACCCTGACCGCCAGCTCGGTCTACCCCAGGGAGGTGGTTCAGGCGGCCTTGGAACACCATGCGGCAGCTCTGATTTTTGCACACAACCATCCGTCCGGCGATCCCCGCCCCTCACCCGAAGACCTTGCCGTGACCCGCCAGCTTGTGTTTGCCTGCCGGGTCATGGGCATAGCGGTCCACGAGCATATTGTGATCGGCGACAACAAATATTTCAGCTTTGCAGACCAGGGCTATATCGCCGAGATGAATCAGGCGTTTGAGCGCCAGGCGTGA